A stretch of Acidimicrobiales bacterium DNA encodes these proteins:
- the phnE gene encoding phosphonate ABC transporter, permease protein PhnE — protein sequence MTATLPPESAPESAPEPVSGRPARPLGPRLTRVGLFVFVAVAFVWGFSGLDASFERLRTAPGDAWQIVRLMWPPDFATEIDRGVIGKVLESVYIAWVGTVIAATLSLPLAFLASNNISPSFIRLPIRQLFNVIRAVPELIVAVVLLGVVPLGPWAGALAIGLHSIGTLGKLASEEIESADHGPVEAVEACGGTFVSRVRWGVLPQVMPQITSYWLFRFEINVRASAVLGMIGAGGVGSELIAQLNFRNFPEVGAVLIITIAVVVFIDTVSSAIRKRIIAGGNAGDPSRTAEMLRDLVGRRASRL from the coding sequence ATGACGGCGACGTTGCCGCCGGAGTCGGCCCCCGAATCGGCCCCCGAGCCGGTGTCGGGGCGGCCCGCCCGACCGCTCGGCCCGCGTCTGACGCGGGTCGGTCTCTTCGTGTTCGTCGCGGTGGCCTTCGTGTGGGGCTTCAGCGGCCTCGACGCCTCGTTCGAACGGCTGCGTACCGCCCCCGGCGACGCATGGCAGATCGTCCGGTTGATGTGGCCGCCCGACTTCGCGACCGAGATCGACCGCGGCGTCATCGGCAAGGTCCTGGAGTCGGTCTACATCGCCTGGGTCGGCACGGTGATCGCCGCAACCCTCTCGCTGCCCCTGGCCTTCCTCGCCTCGAACAACATCTCGCCGAGCTTCATCCGCCTGCCCATCCGCCAACTGTTCAACGTGATCCGCGCGGTGCCCGAGCTCATCGTCGCCGTCGTCCTCCTCGGCGTCGTCCCGCTCGGTCCGTGGGCCGGCGCCCTCGCCATCGGCCTGCACTCGATCGGCACGCTCGGCAAGCTCGCCAGCGAGGAGATCGAGTCGGCCGACCACGGTCCGGTCGAGGCGGTCGAGGCGTGCGGTGGCACCTTCGTCTCCCGCGTGCGATGGGGTGTGCTGCCCCAGGTGATGCCCCAGATCACGAGCTACTGGCTGTTCCGCTTCGAGATCAACGTCCGGGCATCGGCCGTGCTCGGCATGATCGGCGCCGGCGGCGTCGGCTCGGAGCTCATCGCCCAGTTGAACTTCCGGAACTTCCCCGAGGTGGGGGCGGTCCTGATCATCACCATCGCCGTCGTCGTGTTCATCGACACGGTCTCCTCCGCGATCCGCAAGCGCATCATCGCCGGCGGGAACGCGGGCGACCCGTCCCGCACCGCGGAGATGCTGCGGGACCTCGTCGGTCGGCGAGCCTCACGCCTGTGA
- the phnE gene encoding phosphonate ABC transporter, permease protein PhnE, translating into MSEAVVSGTGARPAKPRRNPLTYLVVAALLWWTWYAAGQVGFRWSTFVDVWTNPLWEKFWPIPWDWVLDRGNVIDPLVETFQIAIVATVIGCGLALPAAFAMSRLTTPNSPVYWISRVFMSVVRAVPDLFWAKILVTAIGIGAFAGAWALSIFSFAVMVKLFSETIDGADDGPLEAARAAGARHVPAVRTGVLPTVLPSYVAYALYVFELNIRASIVLGLVGAGGIGRVVEAQRSFFRFDRILGILVLVFVVVFVIEQISVALRRRLV; encoded by the coding sequence GTGAGCGAGGCGGTCGTCTCCGGCACCGGCGCGCGCCCGGCCAAGCCGCGGCGCAATCCGCTCACCTATCTCGTCGTCGCCGCCCTCCTCTGGTGGACCTGGTACGCCGCCGGTCAGGTCGGGTTCCGCTGGTCGACCTTCGTCGACGTGTGGACCAATCCGCTGTGGGAGAAGTTCTGGCCGATCCCGTGGGACTGGGTGCTCGACCGCGGCAACGTCATCGATCCACTCGTCGAGACCTTCCAGATCGCCATCGTCGCCACGGTGATCGGATGCGGGCTCGCGCTTCCCGCGGCCTTCGCGATGAGCCGGCTGACGACGCCGAACAGCCCCGTCTACTGGATCAGCCGCGTGTTCATGAGCGTGGTGCGGGCGGTGCCCGATCTCTTCTGGGCCAAGATCCTGGTCACGGCGATCGGGATCGGTGCGTTCGCCGGTGCCTGGGCCCTCTCCATCTTCTCGTTCGCGGTCATGGTGAAGCTCTTCTCCGAGACGATCGACGGCGCTGACGACGGGCCGCTCGAAGCCGCGCGGGCCGCCGGCGCCCGCCATGTCCCCGCGGTGCGAACCGGCGTGCTCCCCACCGTCCTGCCGTCGTACGTGGCCTACGCCCTCTATGTCTTCGAGTTGAACATCCGGGCCTCGATCGTGCTCGGTCTCGTCGGTGCCGGCGGCATCGGTCGAGTGGTCGAAGCCCAGCGGAGCTTCTTCCGGTTCGACCGCATCCTCGGCATCCTCGTCCTCGTCTTCGTCGTGGTCTTCGTCATCGAGCAGATCAGCGTCGCCCTGCGCCGGAGGCTCGTCTGA